One stretch of Halapricum desulfuricans DNA includes these proteins:
- a CDS encoding aldo/keto reductase — protein MEYETTQGVEVPALGLGTWQLTGRDCATAVETALEVGYRHIDTAQVYGNEAEVGEGIAAAGVDREEVFLTTKLDARNRTYQRVVDSTRESLEKLGTDYVDLLLIHQPNYLTRASHEETLRAMADLVDEGLIRHVGVSNFGVEKLKHAREVSDVPILTDQVQYHPYWDQRTLLDYCRVHDVLLTAYSPLARGSVLDDPILERIGTAYGKSPAQVALRWLLQQDGVVTIPKATSREHIESNLDVFDFWLSDAEMREIRQPSKLRTAAAYLRSMV, from the coding sequence ATGGAATACGAGACCACCCAGGGCGTGGAGGTGCCGGCGCTCGGCCTGGGAACGTGGCAACTCACCGGACGGGACTGCGCTACAGCCGTCGAGACGGCCCTGGAAGTCGGCTACCGACACATCGACACCGCACAGGTCTACGGCAACGAGGCGGAGGTCGGCGAGGGCATCGCCGCCGCCGGCGTCGATCGCGAGGAGGTCTTCCTGACGACGAAACTGGACGCCCGAAACCGGACCTACCAGCGAGTGGTCGACTCGACCCGCGAGAGTCTCGAGAAACTGGGGACCGACTACGTGGACCTGCTGTTGATCCACCAGCCGAACTACCTCACGCGGGCCAGCCACGAGGAGACGCTGCGGGCGATGGCCGACCTCGTCGACGAGGGACTAATCCGTCACGTCGGCGTGAGCAACTTCGGCGTCGAGAAGCTCAAACACGCTCGGGAGGTCAGCGACGTCCCCATACTCACCGATCAGGTCCAGTACCACCCCTACTGGGACCAGCGGACGCTGCTGGATTACTGTCGCGTTCACGACGTGCTCCTGACGGCCTACAGTCCGCTGGCCCGGGGGAGCGTGCTGGACGATCCGATCCTCGAACGGATCGGGACGGCCTACGGCAAATCGCCGGCACAGGTCGCCCTGCGGTGGTTGCTCCAGCAGGACGGCGTCGTCACGATCCCCAAGGCGACGAGCCGCGAGCACATCGAATCGAACCTGGATGTCTTCGACTTCTGGCTGAGCGACGCCGAGATGCGCGAGATCCGCCAGCCCTCGAAGCTCCGGACGGCCGCGGCCTACCTGCGGTCGATGGTGTGA
- a CDS encoding MBL fold metallo-hydrolase, with product MATELIEGVWWLDLRGVNAYLVDDGDSLTLVDAGTPLSRRKLARDLRDLGRGFADIDRVLVTHYDVDHVGVLDRIDAPVYAGATDAPLVAGERRPGVGGRKGLSQRLAAPFCPPPAGPVRSIGDGDSVGSFTVFHTPGHTPGHVSYVSERLSAAFVGDLVRESDGRLEPSPWLLSHDTEQVRASIRRLAAELPEVDVLGMGHGIPFKRDGRERLRELADRL from the coding sequence ATGGCGACGGAACTCATCGAGGGCGTCTGGTGGCTCGATCTCCGCGGTGTGAACGCCTATCTCGTCGATGACGGTGACAGCCTGACGCTCGTGGACGCGGGCACGCCGCTGTCGCGCCGTAAGCTGGCGCGGGACCTTCGGGACCTCGGCCGCGGCTTCGCCGATATCGACCGGGTGCTGGTGACCCACTACGACGTCGACCACGTCGGCGTACTGGACCGGATCGATGCACCCGTCTACGCCGGCGCGACCGACGCTCCGCTGGTGGCAGGCGAGCGCCGGCCGGGCGTAGGCGGTCGCAAGGGACTGAGTCAGCGTCTCGCGGCCCCGTTCTGTCCACCGCCGGCCGGTCCAGTCCGCTCGATCGGTGACGGCGACAGCGTCGGTTCGTTTACGGTCTTCCACACTCCTGGCCACACGCCGGGGCACGTCAGCTACGTCAGCGAGCGCCTGTCGGCGGCCTTTGTCGGTGATCTGGTCCGGGAGTCGGACGGGCGACTCGAGCCCTCACCGTGGCTTCTGAGCCACGACACCGAACAGGTGCGAGCGAGCATTCGGCGACTGGCTGCGGAGCTTCCCGAGGTTGACGTCCTCGGGATGGGCCACGGGATCCCGTTCAAGCGGGACGGTCGCGAACGGCTGCGAGAACTGGCCGACCGGCTGTGA
- a CDS encoding IMP cyclohydrolase, whose protein sequence is MYVGRFVIVGPEVGAYRVSSRSFPNRRAVDRDGTVTIEPTPDAPPSDNPYISYNGLRVTDRGAVVGNGSHVDPIAEKLQLGYPARDALAEPLLALDFEKDDYDTPRIAGIVGLDDDPTAEDAVIGTVRRDALLVEDVTEPTLVATYEKASPEAFDFAASDAAEAAREAYDLDFEHAVCAAGVAVDGDGFETAVVNE, encoded by the coding sequence ATGTACGTCGGACGATTCGTGATCGTCGGCCCGGAGGTCGGCGCGTACCGCGTGTCCTCGCGCTCGTTTCCGAACCGCCGGGCCGTCGACCGTGACGGTACCGTTACGATCGAACCCACGCCCGATGCGCCGCCGTCGGACAACCCCTACATCTCCTACAACGGGCTGCGGGTGACCGACCGGGGCGCGGTCGTCGGCAACGGCAGCCACGTCGACCCCATCGCCGAGAAACTGCAACTGGGCTATCCCGCCCGGGACGCGCTGGCCGAACCGCTGCTGGCGCTCGATTTCGAGAAAGACGACTACGACACCCCCCGGATCGCCGGCATCGTCGGGCTGGACGACGACCCCACGGCCGAGGACGCCGTGATCGGGACGGTCCGCCGAGACGCGCTGCTCGTCGAGGACGTCACCGAACCGACGCTGGTCGCGACCTACGAGAAAGCGAGTCCCGAGGCGTTCGATTTCGCGGCGAGCGACGCCGCCGAGGCCGCCCGCGAGGCCTACGATCTCGACTTCGAGCACGCCGTCTGTGCGGCGGGCGTCGCCGTCGACGGCGACGGCTTCGAGACGGCGGTAGTCAACGAGTAG
- a CDS encoding AAA family ATPase: MDGPLWTEAHAPAIDDLPQGTVRERMERAREEPMNLFVHGPKGAGKTAAVRALAADVHEGAENDFIELNVADFFDRSKTEIKNDPRFRSFLAGKSDLPKREMINYVLKESASYTPVGGSYKTILLDNAESMREDFQQALRRVMEQYYEATQFVIATRQPSTLIAPIRSRCFPVPVRAPTHEELVAVLERIVEAEGVDHDEEGLEYVAGYADGDVRTAVLSAQTTAEAEGEITMNAAYEVLGEVEADDDVEAMLVAAEEGRFDDARSTLDDLLVDEGYSGAELMEAILRTARSRYTGRQLARVHRLAGEIDFDLVEGTDERLHLSHFLASLPAETRA, from the coding sequence ATGGACGGGCCGCTGTGGACCGAGGCGCACGCGCCGGCGATCGACGACTTGCCCCAGGGGACGGTGCGCGAGCGCATGGAACGCGCCCGCGAGGAACCGATGAACCTCTTCGTTCACGGACCGAAAGGGGCCGGCAAGACCGCCGCCGTCAGAGCGCTCGCGGCCGACGTACACGAGGGTGCCGAGAACGACTTCATCGAACTCAACGTCGCCGACTTCTTCGACCGCTCGAAGACCGAGATCAAGAACGACCCCCGGTTTCGGTCGTTTCTCGCCGGCAAGAGCGACCTCCCAAAGCGGGAGATGATCAACTACGTGCTCAAAGAGTCGGCCAGCTACACGCCGGTGGGCGGGAGCTACAAGACGATCCTGCTGGACAACGCCGAGTCGATGCGCGAGGACTTCCAGCAGGCGCTGCGTCGGGTCATGGAGCAGTACTACGAGGCCACGCAGTTCGTCATCGCGACGCGCCAGCCCAGCACGCTGATCGCGCCGATCCGCTCGCGCTGCTTCCCCGTTCCCGTGCGCGCGCCGACCCACGAGGAACTCGTCGCCGTCCTCGAACGGATCGTCGAAGCCGAAGGCGTCGACCACGACGAGGAGGGGCTTGAGTACGTCGCCGGCTACGCCGACGGCGACGTCCGGACGGCCGTGTTGAGCGCCCAGACCACCGCCGAGGCCGAAGGCGAGATCACGATGAACGCGGCCTACGAGGTACTCGGCGAGGTCGAGGCCGACGACGACGTCGAGGCGATGCTCGTCGCCGCCGAAGAGGGGCGCTTCGACGACGCGCGCTCGACGCTCGACGACCTGCTCGTCGACGAGGGCTACAGCGGTGCCGAGCTGATGGAGGCGATCCTGCGGACCGCCCGATCACGCTACACCGGGCGGCAACTCGCCCGGGTCCACCGGCTCGCCGGCGAGATCGACTTCGATCTGGTCGAGGGGACAGACGAACGGCTGCACCTCTCGCATTTCCTGGCGTCGCTGCCGGCGGAAACGCGGGCGTGA
- a CDS encoding isopentenyl-diphosphate Delta-isomerase: MSTDETHENAEQDVIAVDAEDNEQGLVNRLDAHTGDGIRHRAFTALLFDGDGNVLLAQRAPEKRLWNTYWDGTVASHPREGQTQKEATEIRLEEELGVTPDQYENLRVTDRFEYKRYFENAGVEHEVCTVLQATLTDTTLDPDPEEVAGLLWAPYERLQAHPEQYRQLRLCPWFEIAMRRDAE; the protein is encoded by the coding sequence ATGAGCACCGACGAGACCCACGAGAACGCCGAGCAGGACGTCATCGCGGTCGACGCCGAGGACAACGAGCAGGGGCTGGTCAACCGACTGGATGCCCACACCGGCGACGGGATCCGCCATCGCGCGTTCACCGCGCTGCTGTTCGACGGGGACGGGAACGTTCTGCTGGCCCAGCGCGCCCCGGAAAAGCGGCTGTGGAACACCTACTGGGACGGGACGGTCGCCTCTCACCCGCGGGAGGGACAGACACAGAAGGAGGCGACGGAGATCCGTCTGGAGGAGGAGCTCGGCGTCACGCCGGATCAGTACGAGAACCTGCGGGTGACCGATCGCTTCGAGTACAAGCGCTACTTCGAGAACGCGGGCGTCGAACACGAGGTCTGTACGGTGTTACAGGCGACGCTGACCGACACGACCCTCGACCCCGACCCGGAGGAGGTCGCCGGCCTGCTGTGGGCCCCTTACGAGCGCCTGCAGGCCCATCCCGAGCAGTACCGCCAGCTTCGGCTCTGCCCCTGGTTCGAAATCGCGATGCGCCGCGACGCTGAGTAG
- a CDS encoding phosphoribosyltransferase: MSDLPEEFPCTITNWEYIYGLTREVSDEIKADDFEPDVVVALARGGWFAGRTLCDFLGLDDLTSLKIEHYVGAAAKSDEPEVRYPMPEGSVEGKDVLIVDDIADTGQSMAHAADYVRERDPSAVRTATLQLLGTSEFEPDFVGERLEQWAWIVYPWNFIEDMVDLVSGVMEKADAETFDREDIRAALREYHQIERIEMEIAQPDRLGEVLEEMERRGVIERAGERPDGETEWRLV, encoded by the coding sequence ATGAGCGACCTGCCGGAGGAGTTCCCCTGCACGATCACGAACTGGGAGTACATCTACGGCCTCACGCGGGAGGTCAGCGACGAGATCAAGGCCGACGACTTCGAGCCGGACGTCGTCGTCGCGCTGGCCCGCGGCGGCTGGTTCGCCGGGCGCACGCTCTGTGATTTCCTCGGACTTGACGACCTGACGAGCCTGAAGATCGAGCACTACGTCGGCGCAGCCGCCAAGAGCGACGAACCCGAGGTGCGCTACCCGATGCCGGAAGGGTCCGTCGAGGGCAAGGACGTTCTCATCGTCGACGACATCGCCGACACCGGTCAGTCGATGGCTCACGCCGCCGACTACGTCCGCGAGCGCGACCCCAGCGCCGTCCGGACGGCGACGCTGCAACTGCTTGGCACCAGCGAGTTCGAGCCCGATTTCGTCGGTGAACGCCTCGAGCAGTGGGCCTGGATCGTCTATCCCTGGAACTTCATCGAGGACATGGTCGATCTCGTCTCGGGCGTGATGGAGAAAGCCGACGCCGAGACCTTCGACCGGGAAGACATCCGCGCGGCGCTGCGGGAGTACCACCAGATCGAGCGCATCGAGATGGAGATCGCCCAGCCCGACCGCCTCGGGGAAGTCCTCGAGGAGATGGAGCGCCGCGGCGTGATCGAACGCGCCGGGGAACGCCCCGATGGCGAAACCGAGTGGCGACTGGTCTGA
- a CDS encoding PhzF family phenazine biosynthesis protein, translating into MDTRDAYLVDAFTDEPTDGNPAGVVPDADDLDADQMGAIANELGASETVFLRDSDSADRQLRYFTPETEVDLCGHATIAAHAWLDEHGVIEAGEHTVETAVGVLDVRVEADGTVWMTQNDPTVVELDADAAQVADALGIEADAIRAVGLPIARTSTGLPFLAVPVEYFAHLSSMEPDMRAIEQLCATHDATGIYAFTFDTLEGDSTLHGRMFAPGAGVKEDPVTGTASGAVGGYLAHQGALEETTDMVFEQGHFLNRPGTVSVSVGSTVEVGGRAVTTLEGTVVVPESDDDEIIEV; encoded by the coding sequence ATGGACACTCGCGACGCATACCTCGTCGACGCGTTCACCGACGAACCGACCGACGGCAACCCCGCCGGTGTCGTTCCCGATGCCGACGACCTCGACGCCGACCAAATGGGCGCGATCGCGAACGAACTCGGGGCCAGCGAGACGGTCTTTCTCCGAGACAGCGACAGCGCCGACCGCCAGCTCCGGTATTTCACCCCCGAGACGGAGGTCGACCTCTGTGGGCACGCAACGATCGCGGCCCACGCGTGGCTCGACGAACACGGCGTCATCGAGGCCGGCGAGCACACCGTCGAGACGGCCGTCGGCGTCCTCGACGTCCGCGTCGAGGCGGACGGCACGGTCTGGATGACCCAGAACGATCCCACAGTGGTAGAACTGGACGCGGACGCGGCGCAGGTGGCCGACGCGCTGGGGATCGAAGCCGACGCGATCAGGGCGGTCGGGTTGCCGATCGCGCGCACCTCGACGGGCCTGCCCTTTCTCGCGGTGCCGGTCGAGTACTTCGCGCACCTCTCGTCGATGGAGCCGGACATGCGCGCGATCGAGCAACTCTGTGCGACTCACGACGCGACCGGGATCTACGCGTTCACCTTCGACACGCTCGAGGGCGACTCGACGCTGCACGGGCGGATGTTCGCCCCCGGCGCGGGCGTCAAAGAGGACCCGGTCACCGGGACCGCCAGCGGGGCAGTCGGGGGCTATCTCGCTCATCAGGGCGCGCTGGAGGAGACGACGGACATGGTCTTCGAGCAAGGACACTTCCTGAATCGGCCGGGGACGGTCTCGGTCAGCGTCGGCTCGACGGTCGAGGTCGGCGGACGAGCCGTCACGACGCTCGAGGGAACGGTCGTCGTCCCCGAGAGCGACGACGACGAGATCATCGAAGTGTGA
- the mfnA gene encoding tyrosine decarboxylase MfnA has translation MASMQRLESAPQDFDRVLSSMCTEPHPAARRAAERFLATNPGDPETYRTVADLERDAVELLGTVTGLPEPAGYVTSGGTEANIQAVRIARNSAETDDPNVVVPTHAHFSFWKAADLLGVELRTVPARDHRANTDAVAESIDADTVLVVGVAGSTEYGYVDPIPELAELAHDAGALFHVDAAWGGFYLPFTEHRWHFGHADVDTMTIDPHKVGQAAVPAGGLLARSPALLDVLAIDTPYLESTKQVTLTGTRSGAGVASAVAAMEALWPDGYREQYRRSMENARWLADELAERGYDVVEPELPLVAADVSQSLVEKLRDRGWRVARTGSDELRVVCMPHVTRSMLRSFVADLDWY, from the coding sequence GTGGCCAGTATGCAGCGGCTCGAGTCGGCGCCGCAGGACTTCGATCGGGTGCTGTCCTCGATGTGTACCGAGCCACATCCCGCGGCCCGACGGGCGGCCGAGCGGTTTCTCGCGACGAATCCGGGCGACCCGGAGACCTACCGGACGGTCGCCGATCTGGAGCGCGACGCCGTCGAGTTGCTCGGGACGGTGACCGGCCTGCCCGAACCAGCGGGCTACGTCACGAGCGGCGGGACCGAGGCGAACATCCAGGCGGTGCGGATCGCGCGCAACAGCGCCGAGACCGACGACCCGAACGTCGTGGTCCCGACACACGCCCACTTCAGTTTCTGGAAGGCGGCGGACCTCCTGGGGGTCGAACTCCGGACCGTGCCGGCTCGCGACCACCGCGCGAACACCGACGCAGTAGCCGAGTCGATCGACGCCGATACCGTGCTCGTCGTCGGCGTCGCCGGATCGACCGAGTACGGCTACGTGGACCCGATCCCGGAACTGGCCGAGCTGGCCCACGACGCCGGCGCGCTCTTTCACGTCGACGCCGCGTGGGGCGGGTTCTATCTGCCCTTTACCGAGCACCGGTGGCACTTCGGTCACGCGGACGTCGACACGATGACGATCGATCCCCACAAGGTCGGGCAGGCCGCGGTGCCCGCGGGCGGGTTGCTCGCGCGGTCGCCGGCGCTGCTTGACGTGCTGGCGATCGACACGCCCTATCTCGAATCGACCAAACAGGTCACGCTGACGGGCACGCGCTCGGGGGCCGGCGTCGCCAGCGCGGTCGCGGCCATGGAAGCGCTGTGGCCCGACGGCTACCGCGAGCAGTACCGCCGCTCGATGGAAAACGCCCGGTGGCTCGCCGACGAGCTGGCCGAGCGAGGCTACGACGTGGTCGAACCGGAACTCCCGCTTGTCGCCGCGGACGTCTCCCAGTCGCTGGTCGAGAAACTCCGCGACAGGGGCTGGCGCGTCGCCAGGACCGGATCGGACGAACTCCGGGTGGTCTGCATGCCCCACGTCACCCGCTCGATGCTTCGGTCGTTCGTCGCTGATCTGGACTGGTACTAG
- a CDS encoding YqaA family protein, whose amino-acid sequence MSVELVPVLASGTLEGLYATIEGAIRTATGPVGLLLIGVYSFLIAFVLPLPSEIVLAPASHMNLGLPTEANVALIVLVSGLGKAAGSVFAFHIGQEAKQSGPVIRFVRRSRFDIVSWSEKKTVELAQKYGYVGMALALSVPGFPDTISIYAFSVLETDYYRFAAATFAGSVGRLVVTIAGFASVTALL is encoded by the coding sequence GTGTCCGTGGAACTGGTCCCCGTCCTTGCGAGTGGCACACTCGAAGGGCTCTACGCGACGATCGAAGGTGCAATCAGGACAGCGACGGGGCCAGTCGGGCTACTCCTGATCGGGGTCTACTCGTTTCTGATCGCGTTCGTGCTCCCGCTGCCCAGCGAGATCGTCCTGGCTCCCGCGAGTCACATGAACCTCGGGCTGCCGACGGAGGCGAACGTGGCGCTGATCGTCCTCGTCAGCGGGCTCGGCAAGGCGGCCGGCAGCGTCTTCGCCTTTCACATCGGACAGGAGGCCAAGCAGTCGGGCCCGGTCATCCGGTTCGTGCGTCGATCGCGGTTCGACATCGTCAGCTGGTCGGAAAAGAAGACGGTCGAGCTCGCCCAGAAGTACGGCTACGTCGGCATGGCCCTGGCGCTGTCGGTCCCGGGCTTTCCCGACACGATCTCGATCTATGCCTTCTCGGTGCTCGAGACCGATTACTACCGCTTCGCGGCGGCGACATTCGCCGGCAGCGTCGGCCGGCTCGTCGTCACGATAGCGGGGTTCGCCAGCGTGACTGCCCTGCTGTGA
- a CDS encoding LiaF transmembrane domain-containing protein gives MQTRRISSQSILGALVIVIGLALLAETTGYADVSVFWTYIPSLFVLLGVFALVASGFRNVVGPVVVIAVASAWQLVTLEYLTAEEVVQLWPLAIVLFGLSIVLGQYRSRVKSVDGSYVSGLGVFGASEKRASKLFTGGSLTALFGGATLDLRDTTLEDRPVTVTATAAFGGVDLIVPREWNVSLDVLPVFGGASDDRLRAQHQHEEIDLIVTGFAVFGGVTVKD, from the coding sequence ATGCAAACTCGTCGCATCTCCTCGCAGTCGATTCTCGGAGCGCTCGTGATCGTCATCGGACTCGCACTCCTGGCGGAAACGACCGGCTACGCCGACGTCAGCGTCTTCTGGACGTACATCCCGTCGCTTTTCGTCCTGCTGGGTGTGTTCGCGCTGGTCGCCAGCGGGTTCCGGAACGTCGTCGGACCAGTGGTCGTAATCGCCGTCGCCAGCGCGTGGCAGCTCGTCACGCTGGAATATCTCACCGCCGAGGAAGTGGTCCAGCTGTGGCCGCTCGCGATCGTCCTCTTCGGCCTCTCGATCGTGCTGGGACAGTACCGCTCGCGGGTCAAGAGCGTCGACGGATCGTACGTCAGTGGGCTGGGCGTGTTCGGCGCATCCGAAAAGCGGGCGTCGAAGCTGTTCACCGGCGGGTCGCTGACGGCGCTATTCGGCGGAGCCACTCTGGACCTGCGTGACACGACGCTCGAGGACCGTCCCGTGACCGTCACGGCGACGGCCGCGTTCGGCGGCGTCGACCTCATCGTCCCCCGCGAGTGGAACGTCTCCCTCGACGTGTTGCCGGTCTTCGGCGGGGCGAGCGACGACCGGCTCCGGGCGCAACACCAGCACGAGGAAATCGATCTGATCGTGACCGGATTCGCCGTCTTCGGCGGCGTCACCGTCAAAGACTGA
- the pheT gene encoding phenylalanine--tRNA ligase subunit beta, with the protein MPTVDIDTDELRELTGYEDKSDEQLRDDLFELGLEYEGETEEGELRFEFEPDRLDRLSVEGVARSLQYHYGDSRGVHVPSTNSAEWTIEVEDVPEERPYVTGAVVRGLDLSEAAFDSLIQLQEKLHATMGRKRAKGAIGVHDLTMLKGEAAVEGSGKTIRYTGVDPDEARFVPLESDAEMTPAEVIENHHIGTEYGHLVEDMDRVPAIYDSIGLFSFPPVVNGRRTEVTTDSRDLFIEMTGTDQWTIDHMLNIVCYALAARGGTIEDVRVEYETAPEEYPAELIRPDFSTTEKTVAHDDIETTLGIDLSEADVIDLLERSGLDGESTETEDGEPAYEVTIPPYRVDVRHPVDVIDDIGRAYGFNELEPRYPDVGTIGGRHERSRLERAVRETLVGLGFQDLLNFHMTDSEQISDRMNLGDSEDVLGAAEPVQIRNPYSEDYTITRSWLLPSIMQVLENNTHRSYPQDLAEVGWVAHRDDERNTGVAESRHVAAVLARHEVSFEDGKARLQALVESFGADVETPPTDHPTFISGRTAEIVVDGDAVGVIGEVHPKVLVEHDLELPVVAFEFDIEALG; encoded by the coding sequence ATGCCCACTGTCGACATCGACACCGACGAACTGCGCGAGTTGACCGGCTACGAGGACAAAAGCGACGAGCAGCTTAGAGACGACCTGTTCGAGCTGGGGCTGGAGTACGAGGGCGAGACCGAGGAGGGCGAGCTGCGCTTCGAGTTCGAGCCCGACCGGCTGGATCGCCTCTCGGTCGAGGGCGTGGCGCGCTCGCTGCAGTATCACTACGGCGACAGCCGCGGGGTGCACGTCCCGAGCACCAACAGCGCCGAGTGGACGATCGAGGTCGAGGACGTGCCCGAAGAGCGACCGTACGTGACGGGCGCGGTCGTTCGCGGGCTCGATCTCAGCGAGGCCGCCTTCGACTCGCTGATCCAGCTGCAGGAGAAGCTCCACGCGACGATGGGGCGCAAGCGCGCGAAAGGCGCGATCGGCGTCCACGATTTGACGATGCTCAAGGGAGAGGCGGCAGTGGAAGGGAGCGGAAAGACCATCCGCTACACCGGCGTCGATCCCGACGAGGCACGGTTCGTCCCCCTGGAGAGCGACGCGGAGATGACCCCCGCCGAAGTCATCGAGAACCACCACATCGGCACGGAGTACGGCCACCTCGTCGAGGACATGGATCGGGTGCCCGCGATCTACGACTCGATCGGTCTGTTCTCGTTCCCGCCGGTCGTCAACGGTCGCCGGACCGAGGTGACGACCGACTCGCGGGACCTGTTTATCGAGATGACCGGCACCGATCAGTGGACGATCGACCACATGTTGAACATCGTCTGTTACGCGCTGGCGGCCCGCGGCGGGACCATTGAGGACGTCCGCGTCGAGTACGAGACCGCACCCGAGGAGTATCCGGCCGAGCTGATCCGGCCGGACTTCTCGACGACCGAGAAGACCGTCGCCCACGACGACATCGAGACGACGCTGGGGATCGACCTCTCGGAAGCCGACGTGATCGACCTGCTGGAACGCTCGGGACTCGACGGGGAGTCGACCGAGACCGAAGACGGCGAGCCGGCTTACGAGGTCACGATTCCGCCCTATCGCGTGGACGTGCGCCATCCGGTCGACGTGATCGACGACATCGGTCGAGCGTACGGGTTCAACGAACTGGAGCCGCGGTATCCGGACGTGGGGACGATCGGCGGTCGCCACGAGCGGTCGCGACTGGAGCGGGCCGTCCGCGAGACGCTGGTCGGCCTGGGCTTTCAGGACCTGCTGAACTTCCACATGACCGATAGCGAGCAGATCAGCGATCGGATGAACCTCGGCGACAGCGAGGACGTGCTGGGAGCGGCCGAGCCGGTTCAGATCCGGAACCCCTACAGCGAGGACTACACCATCACCCGATCGTGGCTGTTGCCCTCGATCATGCAGGTGCTTGAGAACAACACCCACCGGAGCTATCCCCAGGATCTGGCGGAGGTCGGCTGGGTCGCGCACCGCGACGACGAGCGAAACACCGGCGTCGCGGAATCGCGCCATGTCGCGGCCGTGCTCGCACGCCACGAGGTGTCCTTCGAGGACGGCAAGGCCCGCCTGCAGGCGCTCGTCGAGTCCTTCGGAGCCGATGTCGAGACGCCGCCCACAGACCACCCGACCTTCATTTCGGGTCGAACCGCCGAGATCGTCGTCGACGGCGACGCCGTCGGGGTGATCGGCGAGGTCCATCCGAAAGTACTGGTCGAACACGATCTGGAGCTGCCGGTCGTGGCATTCGAGTTCGATATCGAAGCGCTGGGGTAG